In one window of Candidatus Avedoeria danica DNA:
- a CDS encoding S8 family serine peptidase, whose protein sequence is MKRPLNALAVFAVLIATCAVTAGANPAAAAQPPAPQAVVGAGTTVTISPDAWSSAGLAPGQLSVIVHLKGDPVWRVVDAAAKSGRPVSKDRVRAARRDLARRQAPLVRAVEAIGGRVIGRFTGGMNALHVDCTAAELKQIVALSGVVSVSKAPVHSVDNKDVGPWTGASRVVQELGWDGKDVTVAVIDTGIDYTHKDFGGSGDTAEFTANDPNTTDDMWQGKVSFPTEKVIGGVDLAGEFYSPGCQQDTPTCSRSPVPDDDPLDKGSGANHGTHVAGTAAGIGTDKVAPGMAPGANLVAIKVFGSPVGAANTTNLALEALEWIFNHNTNLDDPDADVPGHRPAVVIDVVNLSLGSEYGPGTAEYAEMTAALHQAGVTVVASAGNNGNVHYIAGSPAATEMILSVANSYANGETEQLFRANWTEGGQAMMFETGYVGDSGWLPPITTVLADKPLAFFGSACNNIATEPFQDVNEKFALIERGTCSFTEKVKNAQAKGAIGVVVFTGPTAKVPMGPTPPGPYPTIPAVMIDRDKGLQIRDLLQNGTPVKATIDPTKFVQLPWLTDTISNSSSRGPSRASGGIKPNITAPGENTFSALAGSGTNGISFSGTSMSGPAVAGIVALLAQRNREQELGLSAPDLAALAMNYAQPVIRLGRNDTGPQVGVTRQGAGRANAFDSATGSVLVRSDRGLAEFSLNDLNLTGEVGEAASIERELTVRNLTETSKHYKLSSMLAFPEEDADKGLAVSFPDELITLHSRDEQTVSVHFDLTPAKIRAWELFGLDGMAAAKEPIFRAHEIDGYVILTETNASGEPVADGEVLHVPFHALPHRRSCVQSTTNDAVEVPADGQPVDHLYQHPCQQPGPLSVAHLGGVDAQESAVEGSGMPSPIDIGALGVSTGVVQVGDGMGGMRDVPIVQFSLTTYGARRSPAPVGYKIYIDGDMDGTWDRVIFPFPEGAFAAGVPAGRHLVAWANVDQATLEPNFAQVTAAFLQSYDIGESVTMLAVPAADVFPGSDVAAGTLSFRYAAAVSDPFEDFAQTSSFLGDDMAPDTLVDGDGYTFDLATDGCLVMEEAVTGTADLFAPTAGLNFPPNAVAKTQLKNVCTDLEGAIDTGLLSVYRANKPDHAGWQTREVRIVADSSAIYLPYVSSLHVLEGHDVPTATPEPTSDAPPTEVPTADPSHPTSQPSVEPGPPSPTGEPRAPTAAP, encoded by the coding sequence ATGAAGCGACCGCTCAATGCCCTGGCCGTGTTTGCAGTGCTCATCGCCACGTGTGCCGTGACCGCTGGGGCGAACCCGGCCGCGGCCGCGCAGCCGCCCGCACCGCAGGCCGTCGTCGGGGCAGGCACGACGGTGACGATCAGCCCGGATGCCTGGTCGAGCGCCGGGCTGGCGCCCGGCCAGCTCAGCGTCATCGTCCACTTGAAGGGCGATCCCGTCTGGCGCGTCGTGGATGCGGCGGCCAAGAGCGGTCGGCCGGTCTCCAAGGACCGCGTGCGCGCGGCGCGGCGCGACCTTGCCCGCCGACAGGCCCCGCTCGTGCGCGCCGTCGAGGCGATCGGCGGGCGTGTGATCGGGCGCTTCACGGGGGGCATGAACGCGCTGCATGTGGACTGCACGGCGGCCGAGCTGAAGCAGATCGTGGCGCTCTCAGGCGTGGTCTCCGTCAGCAAGGCGCCGGTCCACTCCGTGGACAACAAGGACGTCGGACCGTGGACGGGCGCGTCGCGCGTCGTACAGGAGCTCGGCTGGGACGGCAAAGACGTGACGGTCGCGGTCATCGACACCGGGATCGACTACACGCACAAGGACTTCGGCGGCTCGGGCGATACGGCCGAGTTCACCGCGAATGACCCGAACACGACCGACGATATGTGGCAGGGGAAGGTCTCGTTCCCGACCGAGAAGGTCATCGGGGGCGTCGACCTGGCAGGCGAGTTCTACAGCCCGGGCTGCCAGCAGGACACGCCGACGTGCTCGCGCTCGCCGGTGCCCGACGACGACCCGCTCGACAAGGGCAGCGGTGCGAATCACGGCACGCACGTCGCCGGAACAGCCGCCGGCATCGGCACGGACAAGGTGGCGCCCGGCATGGCGCCCGGCGCCAACCTCGTGGCGATCAAGGTGTTCGGCTCACCGGTCGGCGCCGCCAACACGACGAACCTCGCGCTCGAGGCCCTCGAGTGGATCTTCAACCACAACACGAACCTGGACGACCCGGATGCGGATGTCCCCGGCCACCGGCCGGCCGTCGTGATCGATGTCGTGAACCTGAGCCTCGGCTCGGAGTACGGCCCCGGCACGGCCGAGTACGCCGAGATGACGGCCGCCTTGCATCAGGCCGGCGTCACCGTCGTGGCATCTGCCGGCAACAACGGCAACGTGCACTACATCGCCGGCTCGCCCGCAGCGACCGAGATGATTCTGTCCGTCGCCAATTCCTACGCCAACGGCGAGACCGAGCAGTTGTTCCGCGCGAACTGGACCGAGGGCGGGCAGGCCATGATGTTCGAGACCGGATACGTGGGCGACAGCGGCTGGCTTCCCCCGATTACCACCGTGCTGGCTGACAAGCCGCTCGCGTTCTTCGGCTCGGCCTGCAACAACATCGCCACGGAGCCTTTCCAGGACGTAAACGAGAAGTTCGCCCTGATCGAGCGCGGTACGTGCTCGTTCACCGAGAAGGTCAAGAACGCGCAGGCCAAGGGCGCGATCGGTGTCGTCGTCTTCACCGGCCCGACGGCCAAGGTGCCGATGGGCCCGACGCCCCCCGGTCCGTACCCGACGATCCCGGCCGTGATGATCGACCGGGACAAGGGCCTCCAGATCCGCGACCTCCTCCAGAACGGCACGCCGGTCAAGGCCACGATCGACCCGACGAAGTTCGTCCAGCTGCCGTGGCTGACGGACACGATCTCGAATTCGAGCAGCCGCGGGCCCAGCCGCGCTTCGGGCGGGATCAAGCCGAACATCACGGCGCCCGGCGAGAACACGTTCAGCGCGCTGGCAGGCTCGGGGACGAACGGCATCAGCTTCAGCGGAACCTCGATGTCCGGCCCGGCCGTTGCCGGCATCGTGGCGCTTCTGGCGCAGCGGAACCGTGAACAGGAGCTTGGCTTGTCGGCGCCGGACCTGGCGGCGTTGGCGATGAACTACGCGCAGCCCGTGATCCGACTGGGCCGCAACGACACCGGACCGCAGGTGGGCGTGACCCGTCAGGGTGCCGGGCGCGCGAACGCTTTCGACTCGGCGACGGGCAGCGTCCTCGTCCGCTCGGACCGCGGGCTGGCGGAGTTCAGCCTCAACGACCTCAACCTGACCGGCGAGGTCGGCGAGGCCGCGTCGATCGAGCGCGAGCTGACGGTGCGCAACCTCACCGAGACTTCGAAGCACTACAAGCTCTCCAGCATGCTGGCGTTCCCCGAGGAGGATGCCGACAAAGGCCTCGCGGTCTCGTTCCCGGATGAGTTGATCACGCTTCACAGTCGGGACGAGCAGACCGTCAGCGTTCACTTTGACCTGACGCCGGCCAAGATCCGCGCTTGGGAGCTGTTCGGACTGGATGGGATGGCCGCGGCCAAGGAGCCGATCTTCCGTGCGCATGAGATCGACGGCTACGTGATCCTCACCGAGACGAACGCGTCAGGCGAGCCCGTCGCGGACGGCGAGGTCCTCCATGTGCCGTTCCACGCGCTGCCCCACCGGCGCAGCTGTGTCCAGTCGACGACGAACGATGCCGTCGAGGTGCCGGCCGATGGTCAGCCCGTCGATCATCTCTACCAGCACCCGTGCCAGCAGCCCGGCCCGCTCAGCGTTGCCCACCTCGGCGGCGTCGACGCGCAGGAGTCGGCCGTTGAAGGCAGCGGCATGCCGTCGCCGATCGACATCGGCGCGCTCGGCGTGAGCACCGGTGTCGTCCAGGTGGGCGACGGGATGGGTGGGATGCGCGATGTTCCGATCGTGCAGTTCAGCCTGACGACTTACGGCGCTCGGCGCTCGCCGGCGCCGGTCGGCTACAAGATCTATATCGATGGCGACATGGACGGCACGTGGGATCGCGTGATCTTCCCGTTCCCGGAGGGCGCCTTCGCGGCCGGCGTGCCGGCAGGACGTCACCTCGTGGCTTGGGCGAACGTGGACCAAGCGACCCTCGAGCCGAACTTCGCACAGGTGACGGCCGCGTTCCTGCAGTCGTATGACATCGGAGAGTCCGTCACGATGCTGGCGGTGCCGGCGGCGGACGTGTTCCCCGGCAGCGACGTGGCGGCCGGAACGCTGAGCTTCCGCTACGCGGCGGCCGTCAGCGACCCGTTCGAGGACTTCGCCCAGACTTCGAGCTTCCTCGGCGACGACATGGCGCCGGACACGCTGGTCGACGGCGATGGCTACACGTTCGATCTGGCGACGGACGGCTGCCTCGTCATGGAGGAGGCCGTCACCGGGACCGCCGACCTCTTCGCGCCAACGGCCGGCTTGAACTTCCCGCCGAACGCCGTCGCGAAGACCCAGCTCAAGAACGTCTGCACGGACCTCGAAGGCGCCATCGACACCGGGCTCCTCTCGGTCTACCGCGCCAACAAGCCCGATCACGCGGGATGGCAGACGCGTGAGGTTCGGATCGTGGCCGACTCATCGGCGATCTACCTGCCGTACGTCAGCAGCCTGCACGTGCTCGAGGGGCACGACGTGCCGACGGCCACCCCCGAGCCGACGTCCGACGCCCCGCCGACCGAAGTCCCGACCGCGGACCCGTCGCATCCCACTTCACAGCCCTCGGTAGAGCCGGGGCCGCCGTCGCCGACCGGGGAGCCGCGGGCGCCGACCGCGGCGCCGTAA
- a CDS encoding polyribonucleotide nucleotidyltransferase → MSPDDLAGPAPVLRRIESKERVYTCDVGGKTFTFRTGKLALLAGGAVTCQLGDSIVLATATTSKGVRDIDFMPLSVEFDEKMYAAGRIPGSFFKREGRPSETAILTARLIDRPLRPLFPEGMRNDVQIITSSLSSDGVHYLDIPAMNAASAALMVSDVPFPEPIAGVRVGMVDGALVMNPTTADMETSTLDLRLAATAGAILMVECGAAEVDEATMLDAIRAGHAAIQPLFELQNRMRAEVGKPKVDVHIDAPPEALEADAQASCRAALDVIVADATLLKDERNARIDEVLAKWQAAYLPGEDGAPPAKLGADGKPYMLKHIKAVAKHVTAAAVRERILAEGIRPDGRHPREIRGLSAEVGIVPRTHGSALFQRGETQVMSLATLGTVGEGQKLDSLRPETLKRWMHHYNFPPFSTGETWPMRGPRRREIGHGALVETALKYVLPADDVFPYTIRVVSECLASNGSTSQASICASSLALMDAGVPIKAPVAGIAMGLISDPGAGRHVVLTDIQGMEDHLGDMDFKVAGTAAGITALQMDIKIGGIPDAVLTQALAQAREARLLILGLMTDTLPAPRSEMSPYAPRIMTLKIPADSIGKLIGPGGKNVRMIEEQTGVKVDIQNDGTVYVASTDGAAAEKARGIIEGLTAGPQLGAVYTGSVNRITDFGCFVELMPGVDGMVHISQLSNERVATVADEVQLGDEVTVMVTDIADGKVRLSRRAVIEGWTLEEARANDAGGGSRGGGGGRGGPPRGGGYGGDRGGDRGGDRPRYGGGGGDRGGDRPRYDGPSRSN, encoded by the coding sequence ATGTCGCCGGACGATCTCGCCGGCCCAGCCCCCGTCCTCCGCCGCATCGAGTCCAAAGAGCGCGTCTACACGTGCGATGTCGGCGGCAAAACGTTCACGTTCCGCACCGGCAAGCTGGCGCTGCTGGCCGGCGGCGCCGTCACGTGCCAGCTCGGCGACTCGATCGTCCTGGCGACGGCGACGACGAGCAAGGGTGTGCGCGACATCGACTTCATGCCTCTCTCCGTAGAGTTCGACGAGAAGATGTATGCCGCCGGCCGGATCCCGGGCTCGTTCTTCAAGCGCGAAGGGCGCCCGAGCGAGACGGCGATCCTCACCGCCCGGCTGATCGATCGCCCGCTGCGCCCGCTGTTTCCCGAGGGCATGCGCAACGACGTTCAGATCATCACCTCCTCGCTCTCGAGCGACGGCGTGCACTACCTGGACATCCCGGCCATGAACGCCGCATCCGCGGCGCTGATGGTTAGCGACGTGCCCTTCCCGGAGCCGATCGCCGGCGTCCGTGTCGGCATGGTCGACGGCGCTCTCGTCATGAACCCGACGACCGCGGACATGGAGACGAGCACGCTCGATCTCCGGCTGGCCGCCACCGCCGGCGCCATCCTGATGGTCGAGTGCGGCGCCGCCGAGGTGGACGAGGCCACGATGCTGGACGCGATCCGCGCCGGCCACGCCGCCATCCAGCCGCTGTTCGAACTCCAGAACCGGATGCGCGCCGAGGTCGGCAAGCCGAAGGTCGACGTCCACATCGACGCGCCGCCCGAGGCGCTCGAGGCGGACGCCCAGGCCAGCTGTCGGGCCGCCCTCGATGTCATCGTCGCCGACGCAACGTTGCTCAAGGACGAGCGCAACGCCCGCATCGACGAGGTGCTGGCGAAGTGGCAGGCGGCGTACCTGCCGGGTGAAGACGGCGCGCCGCCGGCCAAGCTTGGTGCGGACGGCAAGCCCTACATGCTCAAGCACATCAAGGCCGTCGCCAAGCACGTGACCGCCGCGGCCGTGCGCGAGCGGATCCTGGCCGAGGGCATCCGCCCGGACGGCAGGCACCCGCGCGAGATCCGCGGCCTGAGCGCCGAGGTCGGGATCGTGCCGCGGACGCACGGTTCGGCGTTGTTCCAGCGCGGGGAGACCCAGGTCATGTCGCTGGCGACGCTCGGCACGGTCGGCGAGGGCCAGAAGCTGGACTCGCTGCGGCCCGAGACGCTCAAGCGCTGGATGCACCACTACAACTTCCCGCCGTTCTCGACCGGCGAGACGTGGCCCATGCGCGGCCCGCGCCGGCGCGAGATCGGGCACGGCGCGCTCGTCGAGACGGCGCTGAAGTACGTCCTGCCCGCCGACGACGTGTTCCCGTACACGATCCGCGTCGTCAGCGAGTGCCTCGCGTCCAACGGCTCGACGTCGCAGGCGTCGATCTGTGCTTCGTCGCTGGCGCTCATGGACGCCGGCGTGCCGATCAAGGCGCCCGTCGCCGGCATCGCGATGGGCCTGATCAGCGATCCGGGCGCCGGGCGGCACGTCGTCCTGACGGACATCCAGGGGATGGAGGACCACCTCGGCGACATGGACTTCAAGGTGGCCGGCACGGCCGCCGGGATCACGGCGCTGCAGATGGACATCAAGATCGGCGGGATCCCGGACGCGGTGCTGACGCAGGCGCTGGCGCAGGCCCGCGAGGCGCGCCTCCTCATCCTCGGCCTCATGACGGACACGCTGCCCGCGCCGCGGTCCGAGATGTCCCCGTACGCGCCGCGGATCATGACCCTCAAGATCCCGGCCGACTCGATCGGCAAGCTGATCGGGCCGGGCGGCAAGAACGTCCGGATGATCGAGGAGCAGACCGGCGTCAAGGTGGACATCCAGAACGACGGCACGGTGTATGTGGCCTCGACGGACGGCGCGGCGGCCGAGAAGGCGCGCGGGATCATCGAGGGGCTGACGGCCGGACCGCAGCTCGGGGCGGTGTACACCGGCTCGGTGAACCGGATCACGGACTTCGGCTGCTTCGTCGAGCTCATGCCGGGCGTCGACGGGATGGTCCACATCTCGCAGCTCTCCAACGAGCGCGTGGCGACGGTGGCCGACGAGGTCCAGCTCGGCGACGAGGTCACCGTCATGGTCACCGACATCGCCGACGGCAAGGTGCGCCTCTCGCGGCGCGCGGTCATCGAGGGCTGGACGCTCGAGGAGGCTCGGGCGAACGATGCCGGCGGCGGAAGCCGGGGCGGCGGCGGCGGTCGAGGCGGCCCGCCGCGCGGCGGCGGCTACGGCGGCGATCGCGGTGGGGATCGCGGCGGCGACCGTCCGCGCTACGGCGGGGGCGGCGGTGACCGAGGCGGCGATCGCCCGCGCTACGATGGCCCGAGCCGCAGCAACTAG
- the rpsO gene encoding 30S ribosomal protein S15, with amino-acid sequence MSITQEKKQSLIADYRKDENDVGSPPVQIAIMTERIRNLTEHAKVNKHDQHSKRGLLRLVGQRKRMMRYMNRTDHAAYRELIGRLGIRG; translated from the coding sequence ATGTCGATCACGCAAGAGAAGAAGCAGTCGCTGATCGCGGACTACCGCAAAGACGAGAACGATGTCGGCTCGCCGCCGGTGCAGATCGCGATCATGACCGAGCGCATCCGCAACCTGACCGAGCACGCCAAGGTGAACAAGCACGACCAGCACTCGAAGCGCGGTCTGCTGCGCCTGGTGGGCCAGCGCAAGCGGATGATGCGCTACATGAACCGCACGGATCACGCCGCCTACCGTGAGCTGATCGGCCGCCTCGGCATCCGCGGTTAG
- a CDS encoding M20/M25/M40 family metallo-hydrolase: MNPQTASTSPSAGASSPSAPLLDALATFTAAWGPSGREGGVRDAIIAWLAEHAPTVEIVRIDALGNLFTRVGAAGSATAGAAADARTASSRPARVLIAAHMDEIGVIATHVDGNGFVRFSAVGGVPIADLVGCRVRFESGLEGVIDAEAIARKAAAGQAATLDMLYIDVGAPSREVCPVRVGDAAAYAGGLVPQDGGRRAMAHNMDNRAGCAALAEALRRAAASPGSAEVWGVFTVQEEIGLRGARTAGFDVPCDVAIAVDITGAGDLPGAAPLALALGGGAAVKISDGGMISHRGVVAWLERLAGDGHIPVQPEVLPGGTTDAAALQLTGAGVPAGAVSIPTRHAHRPGQVIDIGDLEAAAALLAATRIGPSGEPWYTPQD, encoded by the coding sequence ATGAACCCGCAGACGGCATCCACATCTCCGAGCGCCGGCGCGAGCTCCCCATCCGCTCCGCTGCTCGACGCGCTGGCGACGTTCACCGCCGCCTGGGGCCCGAGCGGCCGCGAGGGCGGCGTGCGCGACGCGATCATCGCCTGGCTGGCCGAACATGCGCCGACCGTCGAGATCGTGCGGATCGATGCGCTGGGCAACCTGTTCACGCGCGTCGGCGCGGCCGGCAGCGCCACGGCGGGCGCGGCGGCGGACGCTCGAACCGCGTCCAGCCGTCCGGCGCGCGTCCTGATCGCCGCCCACATGGACGAGATCGGCGTCATCGCCACGCACGTCGACGGCAACGGCTTCGTGCGGTTCAGCGCCGTCGGCGGCGTGCCGATCGCCGACCTCGTCGGCTGCCGGGTGCGCTTCGAGAGCGGCCTGGAAGGGGTGATCGACGCCGAAGCGATCGCGCGCAAGGCGGCCGCAGGCCAGGCGGCAACGCTGGACATGCTGTACATCGACGTCGGCGCGCCCAGCCGCGAGGTCTGCCCGGTGCGCGTCGGCGACGCGGCGGCGTACGCGGGCGGGCTGGTGCCGCAGGACGGCGGCCGGCGGGCGATGGCGCACAACATGGACAACCGGGCCGGGTGCGCGGCGCTGGCCGAGGCGCTGCGGCGGGCCGCGGCGTCGCCTGGTTCGGCCGAGGTGTGGGGCGTGTTCACGGTGCAGGAAGAGATCGGCCTGCGCGGCGCGCGAACGGCGGGCTTCGATGTGCCGTGCGATGTCGCGATCGCCGTGGACATCACGGGGGCGGGCGATCTGCCGGGGGCGGCGCCGCTCGCGCTGGCGCTCGGCGGCGGGGCGGCCGTGAAGATCAGCGACGGCGGGATGATCAGCCACCGCGGCGTCGTCGCGTGGCTCGAGCGGCTGGCCGGCGATGGGCACATCCCCGTCCAGCCGGAGGTGCTGCCCGGCGGGACGACGGATGCCGCCGCGCTGCAGCTCACCGGAGCGGGCGTGCCGGCCGGCGCCGTCAGCATCCCGACGCGCCACGCCCATCGACCCGGCCAGGTGATCGACATCGGCGATCTCGAAGCGGCGGCGGCGCTCCTGGCTGCGACGCGGATTGGCCCGTCCGGCGAGCCGTGGTATACTCCGCAAGATTGA
- a CDS encoding M20/M25/M40 family metallo-hydrolase, translating into MSGRKVADDQSAVPTLPSLPYGGDGLDWALLAALSDARGVSGDEGRVRDIVAAAVAPHVDELWTDAIGNLYARKRGDRGAAVATTDLRGVGRPDAGANEPSSSAARSSEPAVPPLMVCAHLDEVGLMVVDIDGDGMARLAAVGGVLGAAVVGQRVRIGADGVVGVVGLPPAHATADAVRARLPALEELRIDLGVTTRDAALALVQPGDGAVWDTATVDLGPTLLGKAMDDRAGCWALAMLLRSRYPVDIVGVFSVQEEAGTRGAGPAAHRLAPSAAFVLECGTTDDTPKDRDDTPVMRVGDGPAITVMDSSMVADARLVRHLVAAAERAGIRHQIRAPKGGGTDGGKIHLSRQGVPTAVVSAPCRYLHGPQALVSKHDLAGLVALVRAALEAWSPDIVAPIALDRR; encoded by the coding sequence GTGAGCGGACGCAAGGTCGCCGACGATCAGTCGGCCGTGCCGACCCTGCCGTCCCTGCCGTACGGCGGCGACGGGCTCGACTGGGCGTTGCTGGCCGCGCTGTCCGACGCGCGCGGCGTCAGCGGCGACGAGGGCCGTGTGCGCGACATCGTCGCGGCCGCCGTCGCGCCGCACGTCGACGAGCTCTGGACGGATGCGATCGGGAACCTGTACGCGCGCAAGCGCGGAGATCGCGGCGCGGCGGTCGCGACCACGGATCTGCGCGGCGTCGGTCGACCCGACGCCGGTGCGAACGAGCCGAGTTCGTCCGCCGCCCGATCATCCGAACCCGCGGTGCCGCCGCTCATGGTCTGCGCCCACCTCGACGAGGTCGGCCTGATGGTCGTCGACATCGACGGCGACGGCATGGCTCGGCTGGCCGCGGTCGGCGGCGTGCTCGGCGCGGCGGTCGTCGGGCAGCGCGTGCGGATCGGCGCGGACGGCGTCGTCGGCGTCGTCGGGCTGCCGCCGGCGCACGCGACGGCCGACGCGGTGCGTGCCCGCTTGCCGGCGCTGGAGGAGCTGCGGATCGACCTCGGCGTGACGACGCGCGACGCGGCGCTGGCGCTGGTGCAGCCGGGGGATGGCGCGGTCTGGGATACCGCAACCGTCGATCTCGGCCCGACGCTCCTCGGCAAGGCGATGGACGATCGAGCGGGCTGCTGGGCGCTGGCGATGCTGCTTCGCTCACGCTATCCAGTGGACATCGTCGGCGTGTTCTCCGTGCAGGAAGAGGCCGGCACGCGCGGTGCCGGCCCGGCCGCCCATCGCCTCGCCCCGTCCGCTGCGTTCGTCCTGGAGTGCGGCACGACGGACGACACGCCCAAGGACCGCGACGACACGCCGGTCATGCGCGTCGGCGACGGGCCGGCGATCACCGTCATGGACAGCTCGATGGTCGCCGATGCGCGCCTCGTCCGCCACCTCGTCGCCGCCGCCGAGCGCGCCGGCATCCGCCACCAGATCCGGGCGCCCAAAGGCGGCGGCACGGACGGCGGAAAGATCCACCTGTCGCGCCAAGGCGTGCCGACGGCCGTCGTCTCGGCGCCATGCCGCTACCTGCATGGGCCGCAAGCGCTCGTGTCCAAGCACGATCTCGCGGGCTTGGTCGCCCTCGTCCGCGCCGCGCTCGAAGCGTGGTCGCCCGACATCGTCGCGCCGATCGCGCTCGATCGCCGATGA
- the tdh gene encoding L-threonine 3-dehydrogenase encodes MRAIRKLTAGEGLGIAEVPVPQPGPGEVLLKVTAASICGTDVHIYNWDAWSAGRIKPPVTLGHEFAGDVVALGEGVVDVPLGAPASGEGHILLAGARHVVPGQEHLAKDMEVIGIDRDGAFADYVIVPRANLWLNDAALASEIASLQDPFGNAVHTVHAQDVAGKTVLVTGGGGLIGLMTIPVARVAGAAAVYVTDVNASRLEIARQLGADLALDARGDVVAAVLAATDGAGVDVLLEMSGSAKAIDQGFQALRPGGEVAVLGLPSGAIELDWGQHVVLKGATVRGIYGRRIWETWHRMRRLLETGAVDLRPLISHRFALGDFQQAFDVMRSGQSCKVVLLP; translated from the coding sequence ATGCGCGCAATCCGCAAGCTCACCGCCGGCGAGGGCCTCGGCATCGCCGAGGTGCCGGTGCCCCAGCCCGGCCCGGGCGAGGTGCTCCTGAAAGTCACCGCGGCATCCATCTGCGGCACCGACGTCCACATCTACAACTGGGACGCCTGGAGTGCCGGACGGATCAAGCCGCCCGTGACGCTCGGCCACGAGTTCGCGGGCGACGTCGTGGCGCTTGGCGAGGGCGTCGTCGACGTGCCGCTCGGCGCGCCGGCGTCGGGGGAGGGGCACATCCTGCTGGCCGGTGCGCGCCACGTCGTGCCCGGCCAGGAGCACCTGGCCAAGGACATGGAGGTCATCGGCATCGACCGCGACGGCGCGTTCGCGGACTACGTGATCGTGCCCCGTGCGAACCTCTGGTTGAACGATGCGGCGCTCGCGTCCGAGATCGCCAGCCTGCAGGATCCGTTCGGCAACGCCGTCCACACCGTCCACGCCCAGGACGTCGCCGGCAAGACCGTCCTCGTCACGGGCGGCGGCGGCCTGATCGGCCTGATGACGATCCCCGTCGCGCGCGTCGCCGGCGCGGCCGCCGTCTACGTGACCGACGTCAACGCGTCCCGCCTCGAGATCGCCCGCCAGTTGGGCGCCGATCTGGCACTCGACGCCCGCGGCGATGTCGTTGCCGCCGTCCTGGCCGCCACGGACGGCGCCGGCGTCGACGTCCTGCTCGAGATGAGCGGCAGCGCCAAGGCCATCGACCAGGGCTTCCAGGCGCTGCGACCGGGCGGCGAGGTCGCCGTCCTCGGCCTGCCGAGCGGCGCGATCGAACTCGACTGGGGCCAGCACGTCGTCCTGAAGGGCGCGACGGTGCGCGGGATCTACGGCCGGCGGATCTGGGAGACGTGGCACCGGATGCGCCGCCTGCTCGAAACCGGCGCCGTCGACCTCCGGCCGCTGATCAGCCACCGGTTTGCCCTGGGCGACTTCCAGCAGGCGTTTGACGTCATGCGGTCGGGGCAGAGCTGCAAGGTCGTTTTGCTACCGTAA
- a CDS encoding glycine C-acetyltransferase, translating to MSDHPSTSDARLAYLEADLADLKAKGLYTTIRSLQSPQGAWLQIDGRRVLNFCSNNYLGFANDPALKDAAKAAIDRWGVGPGAVRTIAGTMDVHGELERRLAAFKGVDDTVSFQSGFATNLATIPALVGEADCIISDALNHASIIDGIRLTKAARYVYRHCDMDDLETQLKAASGKGHRAMLVITDGVFSMDGDVAPLDAICTLAERYGAITMVDDAHGEGVLGRGGRGAVDHFGLHGRFDIETGTLSKAFGVMGGYTAAKQPIVDWLRQRGRPFLFSSALTPADVSACIAAVDILERSTERVERLWANAATFQGAMRTLGFDLGVTRTPISPVIVGDEQKTQALSRALFERGVFATAIAFPTVPLGKARIRVMISAAHSPEDLEVGIGAFEEAGRALGIIG from the coding sequence ATGTCCGACCACCCATCGACCTCCGACGCCCGCCTCGCCTACCTCGAAGCCGACCTCGCCGACCTCAAGGCCAAGGGCCTCTACACCACCATCCGCTCGCTCCAGAGCCCGCAGGGCGCGTGGCTCCAGATCGACGGCCGGCGCGTGTTGAACTTCTGCTCGAACAACTACCTCGGCTTCGCGAACGATCCCGCGCTCAAAGACGCCGCCAAAGCCGCGATCGACCGCTGGGGCGTCGGCCCCGGCGCGGTCCGCACGATCGCCGGCACGATGGACGTCCACGGCGAGCTCGAGCGTCGCCTGGCCGCGTTCAAAGGCGTCGACGACACCGTCAGCTTCCAGAGCGGCTTCGCGACGAACCTGGCCACGATCCCTGCCCTCGTCGGCGAGGCGGACTGCATCATCTCCGACGCGCTGAACCACGCCTCGATCATCGACGGCATCCGGCTGACGAAGGCCGCTCGTTATGTCTATCGTCATTGCGACATGGATGACCTCGAGACCCAACTCAAGGCAGCCAGCGGCAAGGGCCACCGGGCGATGCTCGTCATCACGGACGGCGTGTTCTCGATGGACGGCGATGTCGCGCCGCTGGATGCGATCTGCACGCTTGCGGAGCGCTACGGCGCCATCACGATGGTCGACGACGCGCACGGCGAGGGCGTCCTTGGCCGCGGCGGGCGCGGGGCGGTGGACCACTTCGGACTGCACGGGCGCTTCGACATCGAGACCGGCACGCTCTCCAAGGCCTTCGGCGTGATGGGCGGCTACACCGCTGCCAAGCAGCCGATCGTCGATTGGCTCCGCCAGCGCGGACGGCCGTTCCTCTTCTCCAGCGCGCTGACGCCGGCCGACGTGTCGGCCTGCATCGCCGCCGTCGACATCCTCGAGCGCTCCACGGAGCGCGTCGAGCGGCTCTGGGCGAACGCGGCCACGTTCCAGGGGGCGATGCGCACGCTCGGCTTCGACCTCGGCGTCACCCGGACGCCGATCAGCCCGGTCATCGTCGGCGACGAGCAGAAGACGCAGGCGCTGAGCCGTGCCCTCTTCGAGCGCGGCGTCTTCGCGACCGCCATCGCCTTCCCGACCGTGCCGCTCGGCAAGGCGCGCATCCGGGTGATGATCTCGGCGGCCCACAGCCCCGAGGACCTCGAGGTCGGGATCGGCGCATTCGAGGAGGCCGGGCGAGCGCTGGGGATCATCGGCTAG